In one window of Pseudomonas benzenivorans DNA:
- a CDS encoding vWA domain-containing protein, producing the protein MLLNLFNEMRAAKVPVSVRELLDLINALQHNLAFADMDEFYFLARAILVKDERHFDKFDRAFGAYFKGLENLDRHIEALIPDEWLRKEFERSLSDEERTRIESLGGLDKLIEEFKKRLEEQKERHAGGNRWIGTGGTSPFGSGGYNPEGIRVGDAGKRQGRAVKVWDQREYKNLDDQVELGTRNIKIALRRLRKFARQGAQDELDLDGTIDHTAKDGGLLNIQMRPERRNAVKLLILFDIGGSMDAHVKVCEELFSACKTEFKHLEYYYFHNCVYESVWKNNLRRTSERFATHDLLHKYGPDYKVVFVGDAAMAPYEITQAGGSVEHWNEEPGYVWIKRFMEKYKKLIWINPYPKDTWGYTASTNLIRELVEEQMYPLTLQGLEDGMRFLSK; encoded by the coding sequence ATGCTGCTCAACCTGTTCAATGAAATGCGCGCGGCCAAGGTGCCGGTGTCGGTGCGCGAGCTGCTCGACCTGATCAATGCATTGCAGCACAACCTGGCGTTCGCCGACATGGACGAGTTCTACTTCCTCGCCCGCGCCATCCTGGTCAAGGACGAACGCCACTTCGACAAGTTCGACCGGGCCTTCGGTGCCTACTTCAAGGGGCTGGAGAACCTCGACCGGCACATCGAGGCACTGATCCCCGACGAGTGGCTGCGCAAGGAGTTCGAGCGCTCGCTGAGCGACGAGGAGCGCACCAGGATCGAGTCCCTGGGCGGCCTGGACAAGCTGATCGAGGAGTTCAAGAAGCGCCTGGAGGAGCAGAAGGAACGCCACGCCGGCGGCAACCGCTGGATCGGCACCGGCGGCACCAGCCCCTTCGGCTCCGGCGGCTACAACCCCGAGGGCATCCGCGTCGGCGACGCCGGCAAGCGTCAGGGCCGCGCGGTCAAGGTGTGGGACCAGCGCGAGTACAAGAACCTCGACGACCAGGTCGAGCTGGGCACGCGCAACATCAAGATCGCCCTGCGCCGCCTGCGCAAGTTCGCCCGCCAGGGCGCCCAGGACGAACTGGACCTGGACGGCACCATCGACCACACCGCCAAGGACGGCGGCCTGCTCAACATCCAGATGCGTCCGGAGCGGCGCAACGCGGTCAAGTTGCTGATCCTGTTCGACATCGGCGGCTCCATGGACGCCCACGTCAAGGTCTGCGAAGAGCTGTTTTCCGCCTGCAAGACCGAGTTCAAGCACCTGGAGTACTACTACTTCCACAACTGCGTGTACGAGTCGGTGTGGAAGAACAACCTGCGCCGCACCTCCGAGCGCTTCGCCACCCACGACCTGCTGCACAAGTACGGCCCGGACTACAAGGTGGTGTTCGTCGGCGACGCGGCCATGGCGCCCTACGAGATCACCCAGGCCGGCGGCAGCGTCGAGCACTGGAACGAGGAGCCGGGCTACGTCTGGATCAAACGCTTCATGGAGAAGTACAAGAAGCTCATCTGGATCAACCCCTATCCCAAGGACACCTGGGGCTACACCGCCTCGACCAACCTCATCCGCGAACTGGTCGAGGAGCAGATGTACCCGCTGACCCTGCAGGGCCTGGAAGACGGCATGCGGTTCCTGTCGAAATAG
- a CDS encoding AAA family ATPase produces the protein MKFEGTQSYVATDDLKLAVNAAITLQRPLLVKGEPGTGKTMLAEQLAEAFSARLITWHIKSTTKAHQGLYEYDAVSRLRDSQLDSDKVHDVRNYIKKGKLWEAFESEERVILLIDEIDKADIEFPNDLLQELDKMEFYVYETDETIKAKQRPIIIITSNNEKELPDAFLRRCFFHYIAFPDRDTLQKIVDVHYPGIKRDLVAEALDVFFDVRKVPGLKKKPSTSELVDWLKLLMADNIGEAVLRERDPTKAIPPLAGALVKNEQDVQLLERLAFMSRRASR, from the coding sequence ATGAAGTTCGAAGGCACCCAGTCCTACGTCGCCACCGACGACCTCAAGCTCGCGGTCAACGCCGCCATCACCCTGCAGCGTCCGCTGCTGGTCAAGGGCGAACCGGGTACCGGCAAGACCATGCTCGCCGAGCAACTGGCCGAGGCCTTCTCTGCCCGCCTGATCACCTGGCACATCAAGTCCACCACCAAGGCCCACCAGGGCCTGTACGAGTACGACGCGGTGAGCCGACTGCGCGATTCGCAGCTGGACTCGGACAAGGTCCACGATGTGCGCAACTACATCAAGAAGGGCAAGCTGTGGGAGGCCTTCGAGTCCGAGGAACGGGTGATCCTGCTGATCGACGAGATCGACAAGGCCGACATCGAGTTCCCCAACGACCTGCTGCAGGAACTCGACAAGATGGAGTTCTACGTCTACGAGACCGACGAGACCATCAAGGCCAAGCAGCGGCCGATCATCATCATCACCTCGAACAACGAGAAGGAGCTGCCGGACGCCTTCCTGCGCCGCTGCTTCTTCCACTACATCGCCTTCCCCGACCGCGACACCCTGCAGAAGATCGTCGACGTGCACTACCCCGGCATCAAGCGCGACCTGGTAGCCGAGGCGCTGGATGTGTTCTTCGACGTGCGCAAGGTGCCGGGCCTGAAGAAGAAGCCCTCGACCAGCGAACTGGTGGACTGGCTCAAGCTGCTGATGGCCGACAACATCGGCGAGGCGGTACTGCGCGAGCGCGACCCGACCAAGGCCATCCCACCGCTGGCCGGGGCCCTGGTGAAGAACGAACAGGATGTACAGCTGCTCGAGCGCCTGGCCTTCATGAGCCGCCGCGCCAGTCGCTGA
- the aceK gene encoding bifunctional isocitrate dehydrogenase kinase/phosphatase, with product MAQQWPAAEIAQRILDGFDVYREHFRQITEGARERFEQALWQEAQQASAARINLYEEQVGAVVERLQQHFGDELCEVSQWPLVKSAYIALIDLRDDDELAETWYNSIFCGLFSHDLISDGCMFIHTTRPSPHSRQRAVQTRSYRPVGGLSGMLEAIVEDYRFSVAFEDLPRDLKRLEAQLRESLPDWVCKDPALCIELFSSVLYRNKGAYLVGRIFTRDEQWPLVIPLLHREGQGIQIDALITDEAEVSIIFSFTRSYFMVRVDIPADFIGFLRRILPGKHIAELYTSIGFYKHGKSEFYRALIDHLAGSDDRFIMAPGVRGMVMSVFTLPGFNTVFKIIKDRFSPVKSVDRATVIQKYRLVKSVDRVGRMADTQEFADFRFPKAKFDPECLAELLEVAPSTVVLEGDTVLIRHCWTERRMTPLNLYVESASEAQVREALDDYGLAIKQLAAANIFPGDMLLKNFGVTRHGRVVFYDYDEICFLTEVNFRHIPPPRYPEDELASEPWYSVSPMDVFPEEFPPFLFADIRQRRLFSQLHGELYDADYWKGLQQAIRDGKVIDVFPYRRRGDPAA from the coding sequence ATGGCGCAGCAATGGCCGGCCGCCGAGATCGCCCAACGGATACTCGACGGCTTCGACGTCTACCGTGAGCATTTCCGCCAGATCACCGAGGGCGCCCGTGAGCGCTTCGAGCAGGCGCTCTGGCAGGAGGCGCAGCAGGCCTCGGCGGCGCGGATCAATCTGTACGAGGAGCAGGTCGGCGCGGTGGTCGAGCGCCTGCAGCAGCACTTCGGTGACGAACTGTGCGAGGTGAGCCAGTGGCCCCTGGTGAAGAGCGCCTATATCGCCCTGATCGACCTGCGTGACGACGATGAGCTGGCCGAGACCTGGTACAACTCGATCTTCTGCGGGCTGTTCAGCCATGACCTGATCAGCGATGGCTGCATGTTCATCCACACCACCCGGCCGTCGCCGCACAGCCGCCAGCGGGCGGTGCAGACCCGCAGCTACCGGCCGGTCGGCGGGCTGTCGGGCATGCTCGAGGCGATCGTCGAGGATTACCGTTTCAGCGTGGCCTTCGAGGACCTGCCGCGGGATCTCAAGCGCCTGGAGGCGCAGCTGCGCGAAAGCCTGCCGGACTGGGTGTGCAAGGACCCGGCGCTGTGCATCGAGCTGTTTTCCTCGGTGCTCTACCGCAACAAGGGCGCCTACCTGGTCGGGCGCATCTTCACCCGCGACGAGCAATGGCCGCTGGTGATCCCGCTGCTCCATCGCGAGGGGCAAGGCATCCAGATCGATGCGCTGATCACCGACGAGGCCGAGGTGTCGATCATCTTCTCCTTCACCCGTTCCTATTTCATGGTGCGGGTGGACATTCCGGCCGACTTCATCGGCTTCCTGCGGCGTATCCTGCCGGGCAAGCACATCGCCGAGCTGTACACCTCGATCGGTTTCTACAAGCACGGCAAGTCGGAGTTCTACCGGGCGCTGATCGATCACCTGGCCGGCAGCGACGACCGCTTCATCATGGCGCCCGGGGTGCGCGGCATGGTCATGAGCGTGTTCACCCTGCCGGGCTTCAACACCGTGTTCAAGATCATCAAGGACCGTTTCTCGCCGGTGAAGAGCGTCGACCGGGCGACGGTGATCCAGAAGTACCGCCTGGTGAAGAGCGTCGACCGGGTCGGGCGCATGGCCGATACCCAGGAGTTCGCCGATTTTCGCTTCCCCAAGGCCAAGTTCGATCCGGAGTGCCTGGCCGAGTTGCTGGAGGTGGCACCCTCCACCGTGGTGCTGGAGGGCGACACCGTACTGATCCGCCACTGCTGGACCGAACGGCGCATGACCCCGCTCAACCTCTATGTCGAGAGCGCCAGCGAGGCCCAGGTGCGCGAGGCCCTGGACGACTACGGTCTGGCGATCAAGCAGCTGGCGGCGGCGAACATCTTTCCCGGCGACATGCTGCTGAAGAACTTCGGCGTCACCCGCCATGGCCGCGTGGTGTTCTACGACTACGACGAGATCTGTTTCCTCACCGAGGTGAATTTCCGCCACATCCCGCCGCCGCGCTACCCGGAGGACGAGCTGGCCTCCGAGCCCTGGTATTCGGTGTCACCCATGGATGTGTTCCCCGAGGAGTTTCCGCCCTTCCTGTTCGCCGACATCAGGCAGCGCCGGCTGTTCAGCCAGTTGCATGGCGAATTGTACGACGCCGACTAC
- the cysK gene encoding cysteine synthase A, which produces MSRIFADNAQTIGNTPLVMINRLGPAGVTILAKIEGRNPAYSVKCRIGASMVWDAEERGVLKPGMTLVEPTSGNTGIGLAFVAAARGYKLLLTMPASMSLERRKVLKALGAELVLTEPAKGMKGAIDKAAEIAASDPATYYMPQQFDNPANPAIHEKTTGPEIWKDTEGGIDVLVSGVGTGGTITGVSRYIKRTQGKPILSVAVEPVGSPVISQTLAGAEVKPSPHKIQGIGAGFVPKNLDLELVDRVEQVSDEEAKAMALRLMREEGILCGISCGAAMAVAVRLAEQPEMQGKTLVVILPDSGERYLSSMLFSDLFSEQELVQ; this is translated from the coding sequence ATGAGCCGCATCTTCGCTGACAACGCGCAAACCATCGGCAATACCCCGCTGGTGATGATCAACCGCCTGGGGCCAGCCGGGGTGACCATCCTGGCCAAGATCGAGGGGCGCAACCCGGCCTATTCGGTGAAGTGCCGGATCGGCGCCAGCATGGTCTGGGATGCCGAGGAGCGCGGCGTGCTCAAGCCGGGCATGACCCTGGTCGAGCCCACCTCCGGCAACACCGGCATCGGCCTGGCGTTCGTCGCCGCCGCCCGTGGCTACAAGCTGTTGCTGACCATGCCGGCCTCGATGAGTCTGGAGCGGCGCAAGGTGCTCAAGGCCCTGGGCGCAGAGTTGGTGTTGACCGAGCCAGCCAAGGGCATGAAGGGGGCCATCGACAAGGCGGCGGAGATCGCCGCTTCCGACCCCGCCACCTACTATATGCCGCAGCAGTTCGATAACCCGGCCAATCCGGCGATTCACGAGAAGACCACCGGTCCGGAGATCTGGAAGGACACCGAAGGCGGCATCGACGTGCTGGTCTCGGGCGTCGGCACCGGCGGCACCATCACCGGGGTGTCGCGCTACATCAAGCGGACCCAGGGCAAGCCGATACTCTCGGTGGCGGTGGAACCGGTCGGCTCACCGGTGATCAGTCAGACTCTCGCCGGTGCCGAGGTCAAGCCCAGTCCGCACAAGATCCAGGGCATCGGTGCCGGCTTCGTGCCGAAGAACCTCGACCTGGAGCTGGTCGACCGGGTCGAGCAGGTGAGCGACGAGGAGGCCAAGGCCATGGCCCTGCGCCTGATGCGTGAGGAAGGGATTCTCTGCGGCATTTCCTGCGGCGCGGCCATGGCGGTGGCCGTGCGTCTGGCCGAGCAACCGGAGATGCAGGGCAAGACCCTGGTGGTGATACTGCCGGACTCCGGCGAGCGTTACCTGTCGAGCATGCTGTTCAGCGATCTGTTCAGCGAGCAGGAGCTGGTGCAGTAA
- a CDS encoding response regulator transcription factor → MSDSIRIGIVDDHPLLRQGVAAALKRIADFEVVEQGGSAEEAECIAAEYRPDVMLMDVHMPGDSFSAVRAIVLANPAIKVLMLTVSESEDDAYAALEAGAKGYVLKGVSGPELAQAIRNVAMGQTFITPGFAGKLISNLQKHNEDEKTVDELTHREEQIIREVANGLTNREVADKLSLSEKTVKHYMTSIMQKLQVRNRVEAVTAVMEYWRNRHSAHIRQQLSGQRGSGASSFGTD, encoded by the coding sequence ATGAGTGACAGCATCAGGATAGGCATAGTCGACGATCACCCGCTGCTGAGGCAGGGGGTAGCCGCAGCGCTCAAGCGCATAGCCGACTTCGAGGTGGTCGAGCAGGGCGGCTCGGCCGAAGAGGCGGAGTGCATCGCGGCGGAGTATCGACCGGATGTGATGCTGATGGACGTGCATATGCCGGGCGACAGTTTCTCGGCGGTGCGGGCCATCGTCTTGGCCAACCCCGCGATCAAGGTGCTGATGCTGACCGTGTCGGAGTCCGAGGACGATGCCTATGCCGCGCTGGAGGCCGGGGCCAAGGGCTATGTGCTCAAGGGCGTGAGCGGTCCGGAGCTGGCGCAGGCGATCAGGAACGTGGCAATGGGCCAGACCTTCATCACGCCGGGTTTTGCCGGCAAGTTGATCAGCAATTTGCAGAAGCACAACGAGGACGAGAAGACGGTGGACGAGCTCACTCACCGTGAGGAGCAGATTATCCGGGAGGTGGCCAACGGGCTGACCAATCGGGAGGTTGCCGACAAGCTGTCCCTGAGCGAGAAGACCGTCAAGCACTACATGACCAGCATCATGCAGAAGCTCCAGGTGCGTAACCGGGTGGAGGCGGTTACCGCGGTCATGGAGTATTGGCGCAATCGCCACTCCGCGCATATCAGGCAGCAGCTTTCGGGGCAGCGGGGCTCGGGGGCGTCGAGTTTCGGAACCGACTGA
- a CDS encoding GFA family protein — MHNGSCLCGTVKYEIDAPIESATHCHCGQCRKGHGAAFASYGNVRRVHFHFVAGLDAVAEFHSSPGVTRTFCRQCGSNLQWFADHPYPDWVSVALGTLDSQLGEIPQKHIYVESKADWYAIADGLPQEHRSGPDE; from the coding sequence ATGCATAACGGCAGTTGCCTGTGCGGCACGGTGAAATACGAGATCGACGCGCCCATCGAGTCCGCCACCCATTGCCACTGCGGCCAATGCCGCAAGGGCCACGGGGCGGCGTTCGCCAGCTACGGCAATGTGCGTCGCGTGCATTTCCACTTTGTCGCGGGGCTGGACGCGGTGGCCGAGTTCCACTCGTCCCCCGGGGTGACCCGGACCTTCTGCCGGCAGTGCGGCTCCAACTTGCAGTGGTTCGCCGATCACCCCTACCCCGACTGGGTATCGGTAGCCCTGGGCACGCTGGACTCGCAGCTGGGTGAGATACCGCAGAAACACATCTACGTGGAGTCCAAGGCCGACTGGTACGCCATAGCCGACGGGCTCCCCCAGGAGCACCGCTCTGGACCAGACGAATAA
- a CDS encoding sensor histidine kinase: MNTEAKIDSPAEGPHSPPGGASAAATPSSSRPRPTWWRKAIQPLCRLSRSTQFVIAAAVILGLTMTFVGNLVSKTIERSAVQSAANAGALYMATFLEPYVQELSTGQRLSVKTAEAIDRLMTSASLNAHVVSAKIWSPDGTIIYSTNKDIVGKSFPADDLTLALQGQTVTEWGELTAEENAYEASLGIPLYEIYAPLREFGTDRILAVGEFYERAEMLQNEIDCIREEVWIIVGTGTLSMLLLLFAIVRRGERIILKQQLALSRQMQEQARLSSQNINLQRKITSANQSFSRVNELILRRLGADLHDGPAQLLTLILVRLDELAVLQERYKQNGGEFDIDALESLRHAAKDALGEIRDISRGLALPEINGMPLQQELELVVQRHELRTDTRVKLKCENLPNNVPLAHKTCIYRFIQEALNNAYHHADGKGQAVSAVYDRGLLEIRVCDDGDGFDTEHLVAANHRQRARLGLAGMRYRVESLGGQFHIESGPDKGTTVSAKFKL, encoded by the coding sequence ATGAACACAGAGGCCAAGATCGACTCTCCTGCCGAGGGCCCGCACAGTCCGCCTGGTGGAGCGTCTGCTGCTGCCACGCCATCGTCGTCGCGGCCACGGCCGACCTGGTGGCGCAAGGCGATCCAGCCACTGTGTCGCTTGAGCCGCTCGACCCAGTTCGTGATCGCCGCCGCGGTCATTCTGGGCCTGACCATGACCTTCGTCGGCAACCTGGTCAGCAAAACCATCGAGCGCTCGGCCGTGCAGTCCGCGGCCAACGCCGGCGCGCTGTACATGGCCACCTTCCTCGAGCCCTATGTCCAGGAACTCAGCACTGGCCAGCGCCTGTCGGTCAAGACCGCCGAGGCCATCGATCGCCTGATGACCAGCGCCAGCCTCAACGCCCATGTGGTTTCGGCGAAGATCTGGAGCCCCGATGGCACCATCATCTATAGCACCAACAAGGACATAGTCGGCAAGTCGTTTCCGGCCGACGACCTGACCCTGGCCCTGCAAGGCCAGACCGTCACCGAGTGGGGCGAGCTGACGGCCGAGGAGAACGCCTACGAGGCCAGCCTGGGCATCCCACTGTATGAAATCTACGCGCCCCTGCGCGAATTCGGCACGGATCGCATCCTCGCCGTCGGCGAGTTCTACGAAAGAGCCGAGATGCTGCAGAACGAGATCGATTGCATCCGTGAGGAGGTGTGGATCATCGTCGGCACGGGGACCCTGTCGATGTTGCTGCTGTTGTTCGCCATCGTTCGCCGTGGCGAGCGCATCATCCTGAAACAGCAACTGGCCCTCAGCCGACAGATGCAGGAGCAGGCGCGGCTGAGCTCGCAGAACATCAACCTGCAACGCAAGATCACCAGCGCCAACCAGTCCTTCTCCCGCGTCAACGAACTCATCCTGCGCCGCCTCGGCGCCGACCTGCACGACGGCCCGGCGCAACTGCTGACCCTGATCCTGGTGCGCCTCGACGAGCTTGCCGTGCTGCAGGAGCGCTACAAGCAGAACGGCGGCGAGTTCGATATCGACGCGCTCGAGTCCCTGCGCCACGCCGCCAAGGACGCCCTGGGAGAGATCCGCGACATCTCGCGCGGCCTGGCCTTGCCGGAGATCAACGGCATGCCCCTGCAGCAGGAGCTGGAACTGGTGGTACAACGCCATGAGCTGCGCACCGATACCCGGGTGAAGCTCAAGTGCGAGAACCTGCCGAATAACGTGCCCCTGGCACACAAGACCTGCATCTATCGCTTCATTCAGGAGGCGCTGAACAATGCCTACCACCATGCCGATGGCAAGGGACAGGCGGTCAGTGCAGTCTATGACCGAGGGCTTCTGGAAATACGGGTGTGCGACGATGGCGATGGCTTCGACACCGAACACCTGGTAGCCGCCAATCATCGGCAAAGAGCCCGCCTGGGACTGGCGGGCATGCGCTACCGGGTGGAGTCACTGGGCGGGCAGTTTCACATCGAGTCCGGCCCAGACAAAGGCACTACGGTGAGCGCCAAGTTCAAGCTGTGA
- a CDS encoding DMT family transporter, whose amino-acid sequence MRPADLLRLLLLAAIWGASFLFMRIIAPVLGSMPTAFFRASLGAIGLLAILLLMRVRWDFRGKLRQCLVLGVINAGLPSAMYCLAAQVLPAGYSAILNATTPMMGVLIGALFFAEALTANKAAGVAIGLFGVAVLTRTGPVQFDLELLLGAVACLIATACYGFAGFLARRWIAEQGGLDNRLTAFSSLCGASLFLLPWFGGSLLLQPPASWGGPAVWLSLAGLGLLCTAFAYVLYFRLLNDIGPVKASTTTFLIPPFGVLWGALLLDEPLSSAYLYGGALIAVALWLVVRPTTPVVQPKAAT is encoded by the coding sequence ATGAGACCCGCCGACCTGCTACGCCTGCTGCTGCTCGCCGCCATCTGGGGCGCCAGCTTCCTGTTCATGCGGATCATCGCCCCGGTGCTCGGCAGCATGCCCACCGCCTTCTTCCGCGCCAGCCTCGGCGCCATCGGCCTGCTCGCGATACTGCTGCTGATGCGCGTGCGCTGGGACTTTCGCGGCAAACTCAGGCAGTGCCTGGTCCTCGGGGTGATCAACGCCGGCCTGCCGTCGGCCATGTACTGCCTGGCGGCCCAGGTGCTGCCGGCCGGCTACTCGGCGATCCTGAATGCCACCACGCCGATGATGGGGGTGTTGATCGGTGCGCTGTTCTTCGCCGAGGCGCTGACCGCGAACAAGGCCGCCGGCGTGGCAATCGGGCTGTTCGGCGTGGCCGTGCTGACCCGCACCGGGCCGGTGCAGTTCGACCTGGAATTGCTGCTGGGCGCCGTCGCCTGCCTGATCGCCACCGCCTGCTACGGCTTCGCCGGCTTCCTCGCGCGGCGCTGGATCGCCGAACAGGGCGGCCTGGACAACCGCCTGACCGCGTTCAGCAGCCTGTGCGGCGCCAGCCTGTTCCTCCTGCCCTGGTTCGGCGGCTCGCTGCTGCTGCAGCCGCCCGCCAGCTGGGGCGGACCCGCGGTCTGGTTGTCGCTGGCCGGCCTGGGCCTGCTCTGCACCGCTTTCGCCTACGTGCTGTATTTCCGCCTGCTGAACGACATCGGCCCGGTCAAGGCCTCGACCACCACCTTCCTGATCCCGCCCTTCGGCGTGCTGTGGGGCGCACTGCTGCTGGACGAGCCGCTATCCTCGGCCTACCTGTACGGCGGCGCCCTGATCGCCGTGGCGCTGTGGCTGGTGGTGCGCCCCACCACTCCGGTCGTGCAGCCGAAGGCCGCGACCTAG
- a CDS encoding type I secretion system permease/ATPase: MDTLKSPRSELADVLFRLRRTFLALAAFSGVINLLMLTPAVYMLQVYDRALVSSNVTTLLMLTLLVVGLYVLMGLLEMVRSTVLIRVGNRLDMMLNKRVFTAAFERNLNRAGGNPAQALQDMAQVRQFLTGNGLFAFFDSPWTPIYLFVIYLVHPLLGLITLIGSLLLVALAYLTEVSTRKPLAEANQASVASGTFANNNLRNAEVIEAMGMLPAIRERWFGNHQQILEKQTLASDRAAYINGTTRFLRVTLQSLILGTGALLAIEGKITPGMMIACSILAGRALAPVELAISTWKQLLTSRAAWGRLSALLSDFPARKPSMPLPKPTGQVNVEGAFANAPGTPLTILRNISFNLAPGEALGIIGPSASGKSTLARLLVGVWPAHAGKVRLDGADIFQWNKDELGPWLGYLPQDVELFEGTIAENIARFGEVDGEAVILAAQQAGVHDMILRLPQGYDTPLSADGGSLSGGQKQRIGLARALYGDPSLIVLDEPNASLDDVGEAALVKALADLKSRGKSLVLISHRPTVLNIVDKVLVLREGTVHMFGSRDEVFNALRQASVMPTTMGGATLASVKTKE; encoded by the coding sequence ATGGACACCTTGAAGTCTCCCCGCTCCGAACTGGCGGACGTGTTGTTCCGTCTACGCCGGACCTTTCTCGCCCTGGCGGCCTTCAGCGGCGTGATCAACCTGCTGATGCTGACGCCGGCGGTGTACATGCTGCAGGTCTATGACCGGGCGCTGGTCAGCAGCAACGTCACCACCCTGCTGATGCTGACCCTCCTGGTGGTCGGCCTCTATGTGCTGATGGGGCTGCTGGAGATGGTTCGCTCGACCGTGCTGATCCGCGTCGGCAACCGTCTGGACATGATGCTCAACAAGCGCGTGTTCACCGCAGCCTTCGAACGCAACCTGAACCGCGCCGGCGGCAACCCGGCCCAGGCGCTGCAGGACATGGCCCAGGTCCGCCAGTTTCTCACCGGTAACGGCCTGTTCGCCTTCTTCGATTCGCCCTGGACGCCGATCTACCTGTTCGTCATCTATCTGGTCCACCCGCTGCTGGGCCTGATCACCCTGATCGGCTCGCTGCTGCTGGTCGCCCTGGCCTACCTGACCGAAGTCAGCACCCGCAAGCCGCTGGCCGAAGCCAACCAGGCCTCGGTGGCCTCCGGCACCTTCGCCAACAACAACCTGCGCAATGCCGAGGTGATCGAGGCCATGGGCATGTTGCCGGCCATCCGCGAACGCTGGTTCGGCAACCATCAGCAGATTCTCGAGAAGCAGACCCTGGCCTCCGACCGCGCGGCCTACATCAACGGCACCACGCGCTTCCTGCGCGTCACCCTGCAGTCGCTGATTCTCGGCACCGGTGCCCTGCTGGCGATCGAGGGCAAGATTACCCCGGGCATGATGATCGCCTGCTCGATCCTCGCCGGGCGCGCCCTGGCCCCGGTCGAACTGGCGATTTCCACCTGGAAGCAGCTGCTCACCAGCCGCGCGGCCTGGGGCCGCCTGTCCGCCTTGCTGAGCGATTTCCCGGCCCGCAAGCCCTCCATGCCGCTGCCCAAGCCAACCGGTCAGGTCAATGTGGAAGGGGCATTCGCCAACGCCCCCGGCACCCCGCTGACCATTCTGCGCAACATCAGCTTCAACCTCGCCCCCGGCGAAGCCCTGGGCATCATCGGCCCCTCGGCCTCGGGCAAATCGACCCTGGCGCGCCTGCTGGTCGGCGTCTGGCCGGCCCATGCCGGCAAGGTGCGCCTGGACGGTGCCGACATCTTCCAGTGGAACAAGGACGAGCTGGGCCCCTGGCTCGGCTATCTGCCCCAGGACGTCGAACTGTTCGAAGGCACCATCGCGGAGAACATCGCGCGCTTCGGCGAGGTCGACGGCGAGGCGGTGATCCTCGCCGCCCAGCAGGCCGGGGTGCATGACATGATTCTGCGCCTGCCGCAGGGCTACGACACCCCCCTGAGCGCCGACGGTGGCTCGTTGTCCGGCGGCCAGAAACAACGCATCGGCCTGGCCCGCGCGCTCTACGGAGACCCCTCGCTGATCGTCCTCGACGAGCCGAACGCCAGCCTCGACGACGTCGGCGAGGCCGCCCTGGTCAAGGCCCTCGCCGACCTCAAGAGCCGCGGCAAGTCCCTGGTGCTGATCTCGCATCGGCCGACGGTGCTGAACATAGTGGACAAGGTCCTGGTACTGCGCGAAGGCACGGTGCACATGTTCGGCAGCCGCGACGAAGTCTTCAACGCCCTGCGCCAGGCCAGCGTCATGCCCACCACCATGGGCGGCGCGACCCTGGCCTCGGTCAAGACCAAGGAGTGA